A genomic window from Cyanobacteriota bacterium includes:
- the groES gene encoding co-chaperone GroES — protein sequence MAAVSLSVSTVKPLGDRVFVKVSAAEEKTAGGLYLPDTAKEKPQVGEIAAVGPGKRNDDGTRQELEVKVGDKVLYSKYAGTDIKLGSEEYVLLSEKDILAIVG from the coding sequence ATGGCAGCCGTATCTTTGAGTGTTTCGACTGTGAAGCCTCTCGGCGATCGTGTGTTCGTTAAGGTCAGCGCTGCTGAGGAGAAAACCGCAGGCGGCCTATACTTGCCTGATACCGCCAAGGAGAAGCCTCAAGTAGGTGAAATCGCTGCGGTTGGCCCTGGTAAGCGCAACGATGACGGCACCCGCCAAGAGCTAGAAGTGAAAGTTGGTGACAAAGTGCTGTACTCCAAGTACGCTGGTACGGATATCAAGCTTGGTAGCGAAGAGTACGTACTTTTGTCTGAAAAGGATATTTTGGCGATCGTCGGCTAA